In one window of Streptomyces sp. FXJ1.172 DNA:
- a CDS encoding VOC family protein: protein MATRLVQINMKAHDDSALGRFWAEALGWGVDSEGPGVTNLEPVGFAYPDPLAVCIDIVARPESKTVKNRVHLDLATTSSAHQAELVTRLKDLGAMPADVGQGDVPWTVLADPEGNEFCVLEPRPIYQDIGPIAAVVVDCTDPRGMARFWGEAMDWTLHEVTDDHATMRSAKGVGPYLEFVRTPDTKCGWNRVHLDVCPYPGDDLAAEAARLRALGATDPDFDQSAVSWTVLADPEGNEFCLLTPR from the coding sequence ATGGCAACGCGACTTGTGCAGATCAACATGAAGGCCCATGACGACTCCGCGCTCGGCCGGTTCTGGGCGGAGGCACTCGGTTGGGGCGTCGACAGCGAGGGACCCGGCGTGACCAACCTCGAACCCGTGGGCTTCGCCTACCCCGACCCCCTGGCCGTCTGCATTGACATCGTCGCCCGCCCGGAATCCAAAACAGTCAAGAACCGCGTGCACCTTGATCTGGCCACGACCTCGTCCGCCCATCAAGCGGAGTTGGTCACGCGCCTGAAGGATCTCGGCGCGATGCCCGCCGACGTGGGTCAGGGCGACGTCCCCTGGACGGTACTGGCCGACCCGGAAGGCAACGAGTTCTGCGTCCTGGAGCCCCGTCCGATTTACCAGGACATCGGGCCGATCGCCGCGGTGGTGGTCGACTGCACCGACCCACGAGGGATGGCCCGGTTCTGGGGCGAGGCGATGGACTGGACGCTGCACGAGGTTACCGACGACCACGCGACCATGCGCTCAGCCAAAGGCGTCGGTCCCTACCTGGAGTTCGTCCGCACCCCCGACACCAAATGCGGGTGGAACCGCGTCCACCTCGACGTCTGTCCCTACCCGGGTGATGACCTGGCGGCCGAGGCAGCCCGGCTGCGCGCCCTGGGCGCCACCGACCCTGATTTCGATCAGTCCGCTGTCTCCTGGACGGTTCTGGCCGACCCGGAAGGCAACGAGTTCTGTCTCCTCACGCCTCGTTGA
- a CDS encoding SRPBCC family protein gives MAVDVLTETVIARPRAEVAAYAGDPTNAPHWYTNIVSVHWRTSPPLAVGSRLDFVARFLGRTLTYTYEIVEYSPDRLVMRTEQGPFPMETTYTWHPVDADHTRMTLRNRGEPSGFAKVSAPMMAAAVRRANIKDLAALKALLEGADAGRRLPGDV, from the coding sequence ATGGCTGTCGACGTCCTCACCGAGACCGTGATCGCCCGTCCCCGTGCGGAGGTCGCCGCCTACGCCGGGGATCCGACCAATGCGCCGCACTGGTACACCAACATCGTCTCGGTTCACTGGCGGACCTCACCGCCGCTCGCCGTGGGCTCGAGGCTCGACTTCGTCGCCCGGTTCCTGGGGCGCACCCTGACCTACACGTACGAAATCGTCGAGTACTCCCCCGACCGACTCGTGATGCGCACCGAGCAGGGACCGTTTCCCATGGAGACGACCTACACCTGGCATCCAGTGGACGCCGACCATACCCGGATGACGCTGCGCAACCGCGGCGAGCCATCCGGCTTTGCCAAAGTGAGCGCTCCGATGATGGCCGCGGCTGTGCGGCGAGCGAACATCAAGGACCTGGCCGCATTGAAAGCGCTGCTGGAAGGCGCCGACGCCGGCCGACGCCTACCGGGCGACGTCTGA
- the mobF gene encoding MobF family relaxase: MEKEIAETRWSSGRQRAKAPALVVAAFRHFDNRDGFPLLHEHCLILNRVQRPDGTWYALDTRRLYQHVVAAGTLNTLTMTTQVCEELGLATVAREVTPGLRPVMEIAGVDQELIDWSSTRRQRIEDALEGIIDQYVKDHGRLPSERGRHGLGWWAAQDARPAKRTPHPLEQLRAWWRASAILRFGKRMVDGLLERCRAAGKAIREQVGPRVDTALATHVLAEARRHLLEMLRGRVFRPGLDDYITDEALACHSRQLTVPVTGRRTPAPDQITFTPDFAWPHRWWIAGTAGKPPRESSRYERAGSPASPCRTRSATPAPHPLPREPEPRLRPGSSGPRPCGTVLTGYRGAVRRGLGELAPEPVGQCDRSQAARPCVSRHGRAFLLAGWRKSDCGSGLLAPGRRDVRAG; this comes from the coding sequence CTGGAGAAGGAGATCGCGGAGACCCGGTGGTCGTCCGGCCGCCAGCGTGCAAAGGCCCCTGCCCTGGTCGTTGCGGCGTTCCGTCACTTCGACAACCGCGACGGCTTCCCCCTCTTGCACGAGCACTGCCTGATCCTGAACCGAGTGCAGCGCCCGGACGGCACCTGGTACGCGCTCGACACCCGCCGCCTCTACCAGCACGTCGTGGCAGCCGGGACGCTCAACACCCTCACGATGACGACCCAGGTGTGTGAGGAGCTGGGGCTGGCGACCGTTGCTCGGGAGGTGACGCCGGGCCTTCGCCCCGTGATGGAGATAGCCGGGGTTGATCAAGAGCTGATCGACTGGTCCTCAACCCGCCGGCAGCGGATCGAGGACGCCCTGGAGGGCATCATCGACCAGTACGTGAAGGACCACGGGCGGCTGCCGAGCGAGCGCGGCCGCCACGGTCTCGGGTGGTGGGCGGCGCAGGACGCCCGCCCGGCGAAAAGGACGCCGCACCCCTTGGAGCAGCTGCGCGCGTGGTGGCGGGCGTCCGCGATCCTGCGCTTCGGCAAGCGGATGGTCGACGGGCTCCTGGAGCGCTGCAGGGCGGCCGGGAAGGCGATCCGAGAGCAGGTCGGCCCGCGGGTGGACACGGCGCTCGCCACCCACGTCCTGGCCGAAGCCCGCCGGCACCTGCTGGAGATGCTGCGCGGCCGCGTGTTCCGTCCCGGCTTGGACGACTACATCACCGACGAGGCTCTCGCCTGCCACTCCCGCCAGCTCACCGTTCCCGTGACTGGCCGCCGGACCCCGGCACCGGACCAGATCACCTTCACCCCTGACTTCGCCTGGCCCCACCGGTGGTGGATCGCCGGCACCGCCGGCAAACCGCCCCGCGAGTCGAGCAGATACGAGCGCGCCGGATCGCCAGCCTCGCCGTGCAGAACGCGATCCGCGACGCCCGCACCGCACCCGCTCCCGCGCGAGCCGGAGCCCCGACTTCGACCGGGATCGTCTGGACCACGCCCGTGCGGCACCGTACTTACTGGCTATCGCGGAGCCGTCAGGAGAGGCTTGGGTGAGCTAGCCCCGGAGCCGGTTGGTCAGTGCGATAGGTCCCAAGCGGCCCGCCCATGCGTTTCGAGGCATGGGCGGGCTTTCCTGCTCGCCGGCTGGAGAAAGTCAGATTGTGGGTCAGGACTGCTGGCTCCCGGACGCAGAGACGTGAGAGCTGGGTGA
- a CDS encoding SpoIIE family protein phosphatase has protein sequence MRGPDGPQEAVATALDALGTGAYLTDEQGFIVAVNARGEELLARPASDLVGQDAHDLLHRTSCGEPVPRAQCRMRESVLGGRTEQGEEEWLERGDGTLLPVAWLATPCDIGIRPSATLFLFHSAGRSGRPAQRPPAGGRLSELERLALLAETTTLLTSTLDIYEALRRLINLVVPRIADWAVIDLISERDEVSRFAVAHAEGGTVVFREDLQGPMPPVPQESPMPLSRALRGVTSSFAGPETYQGPPDSGIAVEQRRLFQATGMHSAIVVPLRSLHDVLGALTLGRADQPERFTATDAALLEDIARRASLGLENARLYQRQRKVAETMQRHLLPRLPRTPGRSMTARYLPAPDASQVGGDWYDAFTLTDGATALAIGDVVGHDLDAAAGMAQLRNMLRAYAVSQQKPPSKIVEWLDRATLDIAEVSMATLVFARMSENDAGQCELSWTNAGHPPPLLVTHEGMARYLTDGHGILLGVTPDQVRPDATAELPPGATLLLYTDGLIESPNHSLDEGLNRLRRHAASLAHRPLESFTDELLARARPPDNDDDVALLAVRHGTDSSF, from the coding sequence ATGAGGGGCCCGGATGGTCCGCAGGAAGCGGTTGCCACGGCCCTCGACGCCCTCGGTACAGGTGCTTACCTGACGGACGAGCAGGGCTTCATCGTGGCTGTCAACGCGCGTGGCGAAGAACTCCTGGCCCGCCCCGCCTCGGATCTGGTCGGCCAGGACGCCCATGACCTGCTGCACCGCACCAGCTGCGGGGAGCCCGTGCCGAGGGCCCAGTGCCGGATGCGGGAGAGCGTCCTCGGCGGTCGGACAGAGCAGGGTGAGGAGGAGTGGCTCGAGCGCGGAGACGGCACGTTGTTGCCGGTGGCATGGCTGGCCACACCCTGTGACATCGGTATCCGTCCGTCGGCCACGCTCTTCCTCTTTCACTCCGCCGGCCGCTCCGGGCGTCCCGCCCAGCGGCCACCGGCCGGCGGACGGCTCTCCGAACTGGAACGGCTCGCTCTACTCGCCGAGACGACGACCCTGCTCACCTCCACCCTGGACATCTACGAGGCGCTGCGCCGCCTGATCAACCTTGTAGTGCCTCGCATCGCCGACTGGGCCGTCATCGACCTGATCAGCGAGCGGGACGAAGTGTCGCGCTTTGCCGTCGCCCACGCCGAAGGCGGCACCGTGGTGTTCCGGGAGGACCTCCAGGGGCCCATGCCGCCCGTGCCCCAGGAGTCCCCGATGCCCCTATCCCGGGCCCTGCGCGGTGTCACGTCCTCCTTCGCCGGCCCCGAGACCTACCAGGGACCGCCCGACTCCGGCATCGCGGTGGAGCAGCGGCGCCTGTTCCAGGCGACCGGCATGCACTCGGCGATCGTGGTCCCCCTCCGCAGCCTGCACGACGTACTGGGCGCCCTCACCCTCGGCCGCGCCGACCAGCCCGAGCGGTTCACCGCGACCGACGCCGCCCTGCTGGAAGACATCGCCCGGCGCGCCAGCCTCGGCCTGGAGAACGCCCGCCTCTACCAGCGCCAGCGCAAGGTCGCCGAAACCATGCAGCGCCATCTGCTGCCGAGGCTCCCGCGGACGCCCGGCCGCAGCATGACCGCGCGCTACCTGCCCGCGCCGGACGCCTCACAGGTCGGCGGCGACTGGTACGACGCGTTCACCCTGACAGACGGCGCCACCGCCCTCGCCATCGGCGACGTCGTCGGCCACGACCTAGACGCCGCGGCCGGCATGGCCCAGCTGCGCAACATGCTCCGCGCGTACGCGGTGTCCCAACAGAAGCCACCGAGCAAGATCGTGGAATGGCTCGACCGGGCGACCCTGGACATCGCGGAGGTCTCCATGGCCACGCTGGTCTTTGCCCGCATGAGTGAGAACGACGCAGGCCAGTGCGAGCTGTCCTGGACCAACGCGGGCCACCCACCGCCGCTGCTGGTCACCCATGAGGGCATGGCCCGCTATCTGACCGACGGCCACGGGATCCTGCTGGGCGTTACACCCGATCAGGTCCGCCCTGACGCGACAGCGGAACTGCCCCCCGGGGCAACCCTGCTCCTCTACACGGACGGCCTGATCGAGTCCCCGAACCACAGCCTGGACGAGGGCCTCAACCGTCTGCGCCGCCACGCCGCGTCCTTGGCCCACCGCCCCCTGGAATCCTTCACCGACGAGCTGTTGGCACGGGCACGCCCACCAGACAACGACGACGACGTGGCCCTGCTGGCTGTCCGACACGGGACGGACTCGTCGTTTTGA
- a CDS encoding relaxase domain-containing protein translates to MKLDRRYYVRGVAFGDSRRPARRLLKDAQEEAGLPPGVWMGRGLPALGLTTGETVTERQMELLFGKLRHPDANRIEREHLDEGADPDTARLETALG, encoded by the coding sequence GTGAAGTTGGACAGGCGCTACTACGTCCGTGGGGTGGCTTTCGGGGACAGTCGCCGTCCGGCCCGCAGGCTGCTGAAGGATGCTCAGGAGGAAGCTGGCCTCCCGCCTGGCGTGTGGATGGGCCGCGGCCTGCCCGCGCTCGGGCTCACCACCGGGGAGACAGTCACGGAGCGGCAGATGGAACTGCTGTTCGGTAAACTCCGGCACCCGGACGCCAACCGGATAGAGCGTGAGCACCTGGACGAAGGCGCCGACCCCGACACCGCGCGGTTGGAGACTGCCCTTGGGTAG
- a CDS encoding IS110 family transposase: MADEIAVIGGIDTHTDFHQAAVIDSIGRHLATEAFPTTHDGYRRLLEWLRSHGEVMAVGVEGTGAYGSEFTRRPHGGAP, from the coding sequence ATGGCAGACGAGATAGCGGTGATCGGCGGCATCGACACCCACACCGACTTCCACCAGGCCGCAGTGATCGACTCCATCGGCCGGCACCTGGCCACCGAGGCATTTCCCACCACTCACGACGGCTACCGCCGTCTACTGGAGTGGCTTCGCTCGCACGGCGAGGTCATGGCCGTCGGCGTCGAGGGAACCGGCGCCTACGGCTCCGAGTTCACCCGGCGCCCGCACGGCGGCGCACCCTGA